From a single Solanum dulcamara chromosome 4, daSolDulc1.2, whole genome shotgun sequence genomic region:
- the LOC129884855 gene encoding protein DETOXIFICATION 43, giving the protein MAEVGNVACTERRWKIPIFVFFEDIRNVFKFDDLGMEILRIAFPAALALAADPIASLIDTAFIGHLGSVEIAAVGVSIAIFNQASKVTIFPLVNITTSFVAEEDTVRRISEKEAKADLEKGKEEKNKVQLVLTDDTDNEKTEAKETTLAPEFKTTKCESLDNQSKCKLKRVKRHIPSASTAILMGCILGLLQTIFLIFLAKPILSLMGVKSDSPMLSPAKKYLTLRAIGAPAVLLSLAMQGVFRGFKDTRTPLYATVAGDLTNIILDPIFIFVFHWGVSGAAIAHVLSQYLISIILLCKLITEVDLLPPSAKDLQFSKFLKNGFWLLARVIAVTFCVTLAASLAARLGTTQMAAFQVCLQIWLTSSLLADGLAVAGQAILASSFAEKDFQKAKAAGVRVLQMGFVLGFGLAMVVAIGLYFGSGVFSKDKNVIRLIIIAIPFVAGTQPINSVAFVLDGVNFGANDFAYSAYSMVLVGALTITSEFVLSKTNGYIGIWIALTIFMVLRTFAGLWRMGTGTGPWRFLRIPPMSSEAKS; this is encoded by the exons ATGGCTGAAGTTGGCAATGTAGCTTGCACCGAAAGAAGATGGAAGATACCAATCTTCGTTTTCTTTGAAGACATTAG GAATGTCTTCAAATTCGACGATCTTGGCATGGAAATCCTACGTATCGCTTTCCCTGCAGCACTTGCATTAGCTGCTGATCCTATTGCTTCTCTCATTGATACAGCATTCATTGGTCATTTAG GGTCAGTTGAAATTGCAGCAGTAGGAGTTTCAATTGCCATATTCAATCAAGCCTCTAAAGTCACAATTTTCCCCTTAGTCAACATAACTACTTCATTTGTTGCTGAGGAAGACACTGTTAGAAGAATTAGTGAAAAAGAAGCTAAAGCTGATTTGGAGAAAGGTAAAGAGGAGAAGAATAAAGTACAGCTAGTACTAACTGATGATACTGACAATGAAAAGACGGAAGCCAAAGAGACCACGTTAGCACCAG AGTTTAAGACGACAAAATGTGAGTCTCTGGATAATCAAAGTAAATGCAAACTCAAACGTGTGAAGCGACATATTCCATCAGCTTCAACTGCAATTCTCATGGGCTGCATTCTTGGCCTTCTGCAGACGATCTTCCTCATATTTCTCGCGAAACCAATTTTAAGCTTAATGGGTGTGAAATCT GATTCTCCTATGCTTTCCCCAGCAAAGAAGTATTTAACCTTGAGGGCAATTGGTGCTCCCGCAGTCCTCCTTTCTTTGGCTATGCAAGGTGTTTTTCGCGGTTTCAAGGATACAAGAACTCCGTTATACGCTACTG TTGCTGGAGATTTGACAAACATAATTTTGGACCCaatctttatttttgttttccatTGGGGCGTTAGTGGTGCTGCCATTGCTCATGTTCTTTCTCA GTATTTGATATCGATTATTCTCCTATGCAAATTGATAACAGAAGTTGATTTATTACCCCCTAGCGCGAAAGATCTGCAGTTCAGCAAATTTCTCAAGAATG GATTTTGGTTACTAGCAAGGGTGATAGCTGTCACATTTTGTGTAACATTGGCTGCATCGTTGGCTGCACGACTAGGCACAACACAGATGGCTGCATTTCAAGTGTGTTTACAAATCTGGCTAACTTCATCTCTACTTGCTGATGGATTAGCTGTAGCAGGGCAG GCAATACTTGCTAGTTCATTTGCTGAGAAAGACTTCCAAAAAGCAAAGGCTGCAGGAGTTCGAGTCCTACAG ATGGGATTTGTGTTGGGATTTGGACTTGCCATGGTTGTTGCAATTGGCTTATACTTCGGATCAGGAGTCTTTTCAAAGGACAAAAATGTTATCCGCCTTATTATCATTGCcatcccg TTTGTTGCGGGTACACAACCAATCAACTCAGTGGCATTTGTGTTGGATGGTGTCAACTTTGGAGCAAATGATTTTGCATACTCTGCATATTCCATG GTTTTAGTTGGTGCACTCACCATAACCTCCGAGTTTGTCCTTTCCAAAACCAATGGTTACATTGGAATATGGATTGCTCTAACCATTTTCATGGTCCTACGTACATTTGCCGGTTTGTGGAG GATGGGGACCGGTACAGGACCATGGCGTTTTCTGCGGATTCCACCAATGTCATCAGAAGCCAAGTCATAG